The nucleotide window ACCCCCACAGACGTCAGAAGCCCCAGGCCATCCACCGGCCCGGGGCTTCGTCCCTGTTCAAGCTAAGAGCCCCCTGTCGGATTCGAACCGACGACCTTCGCTTTACAAGAGCGGTGCTCTGGCCAGCTGAGCTAAGGAGGCGCGCGTGAAGCAGTGTACCCAGGGTCGACGGATGTCCGTTCCCCAATTCGTGACTGCCGGCCTACTGACATCGGGAGCGGGCGCGGGTACCGTCGCGGAGAGTCCATATCAGTGGACTACACCACTCCTTTTACTCGGATCGTCCGGCACGTTCCTGCCGGTGAAGGGATTTTTCACCATGGCTACGGTCACGTACGACCAGGCAACCCGTATCTACCCGGGTTCCGACAAGCCCGCCGTCGACAAACTGGACATCGCCATCGAGGACGGCGAGTTTCTGGTCCTGGTCGGCCCCTCCGGATGCGGCAAGTCCACCTCTCTGCGGATGCTCGCGGGGCTGGAGGACGTCGACGGAGGCGCCATCCGCATCGGGGACCGCGAGGTCACCCACCTTCCGCCCAAGGACCGGGACATCGCCATGGTGTTCCAGAACTACGCGCTCTACCCGCACATGACGGTCGCGGACAACATGGGCTTCGCGCTCAAGATCGCCGGTGTGCCGAAGGCCGAGATCCGGCAGAAGGTCGAGGACGCGGCCAAGATCCTGGACCTGACCGAGTACCTGGGGCGCAAGCCCAAGGCGCTGTCCGGCGGTCAGCGGCAGCGCGTCGCGATGGGCCGGGCGATCGTCCGTGAGCCGCAGGTCTTCCTGATGGACGAGCCGCTGTCCAACCTGGACGCCAAGCTGCGGGTGCAGACCCGTACGCAGATCGCCGGGCTCCAGCGCCGGCTCGGCATCACCACGGTGTACGTCACGCACGACCAGGTCGAGGCCATGACGATGGGCGACCGGGTCGCGGTGCTCAAGGACGGGCTGCTGCAGCAGGTCGATTCGCCGCGGAGCATGTACGACCGGCCGGCGAACCTGTTCGTGGCGGGCTTCATCGGGTCGCCCGCGATGAACCTGGTGGAGGTGCCGATCACCGACGGCGGTGTGAAGTTCGGCAACAGCGTCGTGCCGGTCAACCGCGAGGCGCTGGCCGCGGCCGCGGACAAGGGTGACCGGACGGTGACGGTCGGCGTGCGCCCCGAGCACTTCGACATCGTCGAGCAGAACGGCGAGGCCGCGAAGTCGCTGTCCAAGGAGACCGCGGACGCGCCGGCCGGGCTGGCCGTCACGGTCAATGTCGTCGAGGAGCTCGGCGCCGACGGCTACGTGTACGGCGCCGCGGAGGTCGGCGGCGAGGTCAAGGACCTGGTCGTACGGGTCAACGGCCGCCAGGTCCCGGCCAAGGGCGCCCGGCTGCACGTCGTGCCGCGCCCGGGCGAGACGCACGTCTTCTCGACGTCCTCCGGTGAGCGCCTCACCGACTGACAGCCTGACAACGGGGCGGGAATCGCGTGAGAGCGGCGGCGGTCCGGGGAAGAACTCGGTACCGCCGCCGCTGTGCTGCCCGGCTGCGCGGCATCGCCGCTACAGGGACATAACCGGGCTTTTCCTACCAGTACGTCAACACCTGTACCGCACTGACGGGCCATTGCGTCCCTCGATAAGGTGACCAAATGTCGCCAAATCATCACTCCTCGCTACCATCTCGACCGTGAACTCCGCAGCCCGCCGCATCGGCAGAACTCTCGCCCTGGTCCTTCCCGTCGTCCTCGTGCTGTCCGGGACCCTCGCGGTCACCCGCGTCCCCTGGGCATCGACGGCCACCGACTCACAGGTGCTGACCGCGTCCACCGGAAGCGCCGCCAAGGCCGCGCACCTCGCCCCGGAGGAGGCCCTGCGCCAGCGCCTCCTGGTCGAGCTCCAGGAGAAGGATCCGGGCACCGCCCTGACCCACCTCCAGGAGGCGACCACCAAGCGGCCCTCGCTGGCCAAGCACTGCGCGTCCATCGCCCGTGACCTCGGCCGTGCCGCGGTCGCCAAGTACGGCGCCGCACACCGCGCCCAGGCCTTCTCCCGCCCGGTCTGCGACACCTCCTTCGCCACCGGCGTCGCCGCCGCCCAGTGACCCCCGCGCGCACCGCATAGGGTGCGCACCATGACAGGTGCCCAGCATCCTCATCCCACGCAGGCCGTGGTCCTGGCCGGCGGCCAGGGCTCACGTCTCCGCCCGTACACCGACGACCGCCCCAAGCCGATGGTCGAGATCCCCGGAACCGGGACCCCGATCATCGGCCATCAGCTGAACTGGCTGGCCGAGGAAGGCGTCACGGACGTGGTCGTCTCCTGCGGGCACCTCGCCGGCGTCCTCCAGGACTGGCTGGCCGACGCCCCACTCCCCTTGCGCGTGACGACCGTTGTCGAGACCGAGCCCCTGGGCCGCGGCGGCGGGCTCAAATACGCGGCCGGCTCGCTGCCCCGCCCGGACGA belongs to Streptomyces sp. NBC_01454 and includes:
- a CDS encoding ABC transporter ATP-binding protein, whose product is MATVTYDQATRIYPGSDKPAVDKLDIAIEDGEFLVLVGPSGCGKSTSLRMLAGLEDVDGGAIRIGDREVTHLPPKDRDIAMVFQNYALYPHMTVADNMGFALKIAGVPKAEIRQKVEDAAKILDLTEYLGRKPKALSGGQRQRVAMGRAIVREPQVFLMDEPLSNLDAKLRVQTRTQIAGLQRRLGITTVYVTHDQVEAMTMGDRVAVLKDGLLQQVDSPRSMYDRPANLFVAGFIGSPAMNLVEVPITDGGVKFGNSVVPVNREALAAAADKGDRTVTVGVRPEHFDIVEQNGEAAKSLSKETADAPAGLAVTVNVVEELGADGYVYGAAEVGGEVKDLVVRVNGRQVPAKGARLHVVPRPGETHVFSTSSGERLTD